The following proteins are co-located in the Ktedonobacteraceae bacterium genome:
- a CDS encoding DNA methyltransferase, whose product MGKYNLILGDSSQLIKTIPDQSIDLILTDPPYNLGRYSTGNIKMSWRKDFNNDVAEWDTTIFNPADWLNEFKRVLKPTGTIFAFTSYNLLGQWHQVFDPAFDTFQFMVWHKCLAASTRVYARTAEGDGPLMLKDLVRMEPCSVKLWNGQKWTQVLSWDRAQPGSEGLEIELRSGEKISATKEHRWPTARGLVPTRDLQIGDIIQTTVIPEPDTPDYPAFLPDEEIGWFVGMYLAEGNIGTDNDTVFFAAHRKETARFDRIDRIARALGCSSDTKYYGDGDGATTIIRGKIAVEVIKKYIDDTNAKTRHLRMTCWRRSNRFLESLLAGYLEGDGNYDEQNERWRLSFTCNDALARDMRTLCARLGYHLTLKVADGRLRDVPFPKYMGTIRTSRNGHSDEKQRSEVIAVRPSMCDTFWDVTLADDPHVFALASGILTHNTNPPPKLRRAGFLNSCELIVCVWNKGHTWNFTRQKDMHNFIESPICMGKERVKNPVHPTQKPIKVLSRLIELATHPGDLVFDPFMGVGSTGVAALQLNRCFTGIEIDPAYFAAAEKRIQLAAFTPEVFAPESEDRKNNARVDNLNEESQEQTLFASN is encoded by the coding sequence ATGGGTAAATATAATCTGATCTTAGGCGATAGCTCCCAACTCATTAAAACAATACCCGACCAATCCATTGACCTGATTCTAACAGACCCACCCTATAATCTAGGCCGTTACTCCACCGGCAACATCAAAATGTCCTGGCGAAAAGACTTTAATAACGACGTTGCCGAGTGGGATACCACCATCTTCAACCCCGCTGATTGGCTAAATGAGTTCAAACGCGTGCTGAAGCCAACAGGCACCATCTTTGCTTTCACCAGCTATAACTTATTGGGCCAGTGGCACCAGGTGTTTGATCCTGCCTTCGATACCTTTCAGTTCATGGTGTGGCATAAGTGTCTTGCCGCAAGTACAAGGGTATACGCCAGGACTGCTGAAGGCGATGGCCCGCTGATGCTAAAAGACCTTGTGCGTATGGAGCCTTGTTCTGTAAAGCTTTGGAATGGGCAGAAGTGGACGCAGGTACTATCGTGGGACAGGGCGCAACCAGGGAGCGAAGGACTTGAGATAGAGCTTCGCAGCGGTGAAAAAATTTCTGCCACCAAGGAACATCGCTGGCCGACAGCGCGCGGGTTGGTTCCTACGCGAGATTTGCAGATTGGCGATATCATCCAGACAACAGTCATCCCAGAGCCTGATACTCCCGATTATCCTGCCTTTTTGCCTGACGAAGAAATCGGCTGGTTTGTGGGTATGTACCTGGCGGAAGGCAATATAGGTACTGATAACGACACGGTCTTTTTTGCGGCACATAGAAAAGAGACAGCAAGGTTTGATCGCATTGACCGTATAGCGAGAGCGCTGGGCTGTTCATCAGATACAAAATACTATGGTGATGGGGATGGAGCTACCACCATTATCCGGGGGAAGATAGCAGTCGAGGTGATCAAAAAGTATATTGATGACACAAACGCAAAGACCAGGCATCTACGCATGACTTGCTGGCGAAGGTCGAACCGGTTTCTGGAATCATTGCTTGCCGGTTACTTAGAGGGTGATGGAAATTATGATGAGCAGAATGAACGCTGGCGACTGAGCTTTACCTGCAATGATGCACTGGCGCGGGATATGCGAACGCTCTGCGCTCGTCTGGGATACCACCTGACGCTCAAGGTTGCTGATGGCCGGTTGAGGGATGTGCCATTCCCCAAATACATGGGTACTATTCGCACGAGTCGCAATGGGCATAGTGATGAGAAGCAGAGGAGCGAAGTAATAGCTGTCAGGCCATCCATGTGTGACACATTCTGGGATGTAACGCTCGCGGATGATCCGCATGTCTTTGCCCTGGCTTCTGGTATTCTTACCCATAACACCAACCCGCCGCCAAAGCTCAGGCGAGCAGGCTTCCTCAATAGCTGCGAACTCATCGTATGCGTCTGGAACAAAGGGCACACCTGGAATTTTACCAGGCAGAAAGACATGCACAACTTCATAGAAAGCCCCATCTGTATGGGCAAGGAACGAGTAAAAAACCCTGTTCATCCAACTCAGAAGCCCATCAAGGTGTTGAGCAGACTGATAGAATTAGCCACCCATCCAGGCGACCTCGTGTTCGACCCCTTTATGGGAGTTGGTTCAACTGGAGTAGCTGCCTTGCAACTCAACCGGTGTTTTACCGGCATAGAAATCGATCCAGCCTACTTCGCCGCAGCCGAGAAACGCATCCAGCTGGCCGCATTTACTCCCGAAGTGTTTGCACCTGAGTCAGAAGACCGGAAGAATAACGCCCGTGTCGATAATCTCAATGAGGAGAGTCAAGAGCAGACACTTTTTGCATCGAATTAA